In Paenibacillus durus, the DNA window TGGTTTGGCGAGCACGCCGATAGGGGCTTACCACGAAATCATTAGCGAAGGAATGGCAAGCGGCGACTTCAGGCAAGGGGACGCGGAGCGGCTCAGCCTGCTGTTCAGCGGATGGCTCGGCGGTCTCAATGCGTACGTGCACACACTGGACAAGGAGTCGCTGCAAGATTTGTACCGGGAGACGGTGTCCTTGTTTCTACGGGCGATTTCCGAGTAGGGAACCCGTATTTTTTTTCGGAAGATTAGAACGTTCGTACAAATTTAAAGCGAAAAGGGGAATGCCGCATGGAATGGTTGTATTGGCTGCTTTCGGGTATAAACGCACTGATGTGGGGAGGCATGGCGTTATTGTATACGGCCAAGGTTGCACAGATCGGTAAACTGTACAAGACGGAGGTGTTGCCGCTGGAAGAGCCCCCGCTGATCTCGGTGATCATCGCCGCCAGAAATGAGCATAAAGCGCTGGAACGCTGCATCCGCTCGCTTGCCGGTCAGACCTATTCGAACCTTGAAATTATTGCTGTAGACGACCGCTCTACGGACAACACCAGGGCGATAATAGAAGAGATGGCCGCCAAGTATCCTAATGTATCCGGAGTATATATAGAGGAGCTAGCGGAGCATTGGATGGGAAAAAGCCATGCCTTGTACGAGGGAGTTAAGCGGGCGAATGGAGAGTGGCTGCTGTTTACGGATGGGGATATCCTATTTCAACCGGAATGTGTATCCAAGGCGGAGGCCTACTGCCGGAAGGGGCGGCTCGATCATTTAACCCTTATTCCCGATTTCCACGGCAGTCATTTGTTCTCGAAATGGTACGGCGCATTTATCTTTCTTAGCGCGTCATCCTTCGGCATGCTCTGGAAGGTGAAGAATCCGAAAGCGCCGCAATCGCTCGGTATCGGAGCTTTTAATCTGGTCAAGCGCAGTGCCTACGAAAGAATCGGCACACATGCGGCTTTCTCCTATAACTCAACGGACGACGCGACGCTTGGTAAGCGAATCAACCAAGTGATTTGAAAAACCTGAAATCCTGAGAGCAATTTTATTAAGTATGACATTAATCACGCCCTTTTTGTAAAATTTTTAAGAAAATCTAAGGAAACATGAAAAGTCATCATAGAGGAGGCATCACAAGCTAAAGGAGGCCAGAAAATGGGCGCAATCAGAACGTATTTGAAGCTTGGCGAGTTATTGGAACGTTATCCGGACAAAGAGGGTGTGCTTAAGGAGTTTTTTGATGCGGGCTCGTCAGAGGAGCTGCTTCACCGTTACGGAGCGGACGCTTACCTGAACCGGATGCTGAAGAGCGAAGCGAAACCGGGGGATACCCTGCTGTCGCTGCTTAATGAGGGGGAGGAAGACCGGCCGCTGCCATCAGCGGGAGATCTTGACTTTCTGGGAATGACCATCTGTTTGATGCGCCAGCGGTTTCAGGCTTGCTTCGATGATTGGATGACGGATTACCGGGAAGAGACCGGCGGAAGCTTCAATTGTTACCTGCCCCGAAATTGCGGAAGCGGCAATCCATACCGGAACGTATGGCTGGCTGAGAACGTCCGTGACTTCCCGGGCATTGTGAGCGGCTGCGGCTTTAGCGATTTTTTCCGTGCTGAGTTCCGGGACAATCTGCTGAAAAAGAATGTGTTTCAATCCGTCGACATGCCGATCAATGCTTCGCTTTCCCAGGAACTGATTGATCCCTTTGGCGCTTATACGCTGTATGGAATCTATCCCTATGTGATGATGATCGACGAGACCCGGATCGGTTCGCTGCCGCGTCCGAGAGAATGGGCTGACTTGATGAATCCCGTCTACGAGAATAATGTCATTGTCATCGGTTCCACCGAAAAAGTATCGGAGCTGCTGCTGATGTACACGCATAAAGAGCATGGCGACGAAGGAATACGCCGGCTAGGCGTGACAATCAAGGACGGGTGGCATGGTTCCAAGATGGCTAAGACCGCGGGCAGCGGTTCCACAGAAGGCGCGGCGATTTATGTGCTGCCTTTAGGTTTTGCCCGGTATAGTCCGAGACCGGATAAAGTAACCATCGTGTGGCCGGAGGACGGAGCGATCTCGAATCCGCTGTTCATGCTGGTCCGCAAAGACCGGTACCGGGATCTTGAGCCGATTGCGCGCTATATGACCGGTCCGCAGCTTGGCCGCGAGGTGGCCGCCTGCTCCTTCCCGGCGCTTAATGCCGAGGTGGACAACGGACTGCCGCCGCATGCCAAGATGAAATGGCTGGGCTGGGAATACCTGCGTTCCGTCGATCTTCAGCAGCTGAAAGGCCATACTCAATCGCTGTTTCAGCAGAATTGGAAAAGAAACTCCCGCGTGGAGATTTCCAAATAAGGAGTATACTGTGTGATTTATAAGAGGGTGTCTCAGCAGCCATGCGAATGGCGGTTAAGGCACTCTTTTTATGGACGCTCCTTTAGCGGAACGTTACTCTAATCGCTGTTATGTCCAATTTTTTCAATCCACTAAAGTTTGAAAGGAGTATGTAATGATAATAATTAACCAACGGGAATTCTGCGTAAATGGGCTAAGTTATACGGTTAGATCTGCTATTGTTACCGATGCACAAGCTTTGTCAGAAATAAGAGTGCAGATCGACGGAGAGACTGAAAATTTGGACAGAGAGCCGGGGGAGGCGTTCATAGACACACCCGGGTTTGAACAGATTATTAAAACGGATACTGAAAATACGAGGAACCTATTTTTAATTGCGGCAGTTAATGATAAGATCGTTGGATTTTCAAGATGCGAAGGAAATCCGTTGAAACGATTCTCCCATAAGGTAGAATTTGGAATATGTGTATTAAAAGATTATTGGGGATATGGCATTGGGAAAAATCTGTTAACAGAATCGATTTCATGGGCTGACTCGAATGGTATTAAAAAAATAATGTTAAATGGTGTGCTGGAAACAAATGATAAAGCCATTGAACTTTATAAAAAGCTTGGGTTTGAAATAGAAGGGATTTTAAAAAAAGACAAAGTTCTTTCGGACGGAAAATACTATAACACCATTGTTATGGGAAGATTTAATGAATAAACAGAGGCATATTGCCCCTGTTTTTGTTTATTCCTGACGTGTAACATTTTACTGAGACATACAAACATTTAAAGAATCCTCACGATCAACCCAGAGAATTGCCTCGTCAGTCTCATCGTTCCAATCTCATATATATGCTTCTTTCACGAAACCCGAGCGACTTCCAAAATGCATAAGCTCGTTCATTCCAGTATATTACCTCGATATCCAGCCTGTCCGTTTCCAGAAAATTCAACAACTTACGGAAAGCCGCCTGCCCATAGCCTTGTCTTCTGCAGTGCCGGCAAACAAAAAAATGTCTTACATACAGCGGGCTGCGGCCATGATGGATTAGGGCGTAGCCTTTGACATCTTCGTCCTCTGAGAACAGATACGCTTGGTAATCCCCATCCAAAAAATTCTTCATCCGCTCCTTTAGTTGAACGGTATCCATCTTGTTATCATGCTTCTCGTCTTCGATCAACTGCCGGTTAAGTTCCGCCAACAGCTCCAAGTCGGTCTCCGAACAGGTCTTTATTTTCAGATTGTTCACTCACTCTTCCTCCTAAAGCAGCATCCTGCTTACCCATAATACCGCTATACTTTCCATTTTAAGTTATCACGGGAGCCGCACTGGCTTCAAGCGAATGGCAGTTTCAAAGTGTGCGGCGGGTAAATCGCGAGATATGCTGTTTTAAAGATTGACATAAGGAAGCGAAGAATTTAAAGTATATATCGTTGATAGTGATAATCATTATCACTAATACATAATTAATATTCATTCCTAGGAGGAAAGAGAAATGATGAAATTATGGTTCCCGGTTCTGATTCTGATGGCGATTATTGTCAGCTCATGCGGCAGTAGCAGCGGCAATTCCGGCGGCGTGGCAGCGAGCAGCAGTCCAACTTCCGGTAATGCTTCAGCGACGGCTAGTCTAGAAAGTACGGCCACAGCTGAAGCCGGTGCGGCAAGCAACACAGGCACAATTACTTACCAGTCCGAGAACGGTCCGGTTGAAGTGCCGGCGAATCCGCAGCGCGTCATTGTGCTATCGTCTTTTGCAGGTAATGTGCTGTCGCTGGGCGTCAACCTGGTGGGGGTTGATTCGTGGAGCAAAATGAACCCCAATTTCGAGGATAAGCTGAAAAATGTGGAAGCCGTATCCGATGAGGACCTGGAGAAGATTATCGAGCTGAAACCCGACCTAATCATCGGGCTTGACAATGTGAAGAATGTGGACAAGCTGAAGCAAATTGCTCCAACCGTAGTCTTCACTTACGCCAAGGTCGATTATTTGACGCAGCATTTG includes these proteins:
- a CDS encoding iron-hydroxamate ABC transporter substrate-binding protein, yielding MMKLWFPVLILMAIIVSSCGSSSGNSGGVAASSSPTSGNASATASLESTATAEAGAASNTGTITYQSENGPVEVPANPQRVIVLSSFAGNVLSLGVNLVGVDSWSKMNPNFEDKLKNVEAVSDEDLEKIIELKPDLIIGLDNVKNVDKLKQIAPTVVFTYAKVDYLTQHLEIGKLLNKEKEAQAWVDDFKKRMEKAGEEIRAKIGDKSVSVIENDAKQFYVFGDHWGRGTEILYQGMKLNMPQKVKDAVAKDGWYALSQEVMPEYMGDYVIFSRSSAMDNAFQQTETYKNIPAVKNNQVYEVDARAFYFNDALTLDYQLDFITRNLLGK
- a CDS encoding ABC transporter substrate-binding protein; translated protein: MGAIRTYLKLGELLERYPDKEGVLKEFFDAGSSEELLHRYGADAYLNRMLKSEAKPGDTLLSLLNEGEEDRPLPSAGDLDFLGMTICLMRQRFQACFDDWMTDYREETGGSFNCYLPRNCGSGNPYRNVWLAENVRDFPGIVSGCGFSDFFRAEFRDNLLKKNVFQSVDMPINASLSQELIDPFGAYTLYGIYPYVMMIDETRIGSLPRPREWADLMNPVYENNVIVIGSTEKVSELLLMYTHKEHGDEGIRRLGVTIKDGWHGSKMAKTAGSGSTEGAAIYVLPLGFARYSPRPDKVTIVWPEDGAISNPLFMLVRKDRYRDLEPIARYMTGPQLGREVAACSFPALNAEVDNGLPPHAKMKWLGWEYLRSVDLQQLKGHTQSLFQQNWKRNSRVEISK
- a CDS encoding GNAT family N-acetyltransferase, whose translation is MNNLKIKTCSETDLELLAELNRQLIEDEKHDNKMDTVQLKERMKNFLDGDYQAYLFSEDEDVKGYALIHHGRSPLYVRHFFVCRHCRRQGYGQAAFRKLLNFLETDRLDIEVIYWNERAYAFWKSLGFRERSIYMRLER
- a CDS encoding glycosyltransferase family 2 protein yields the protein MEWLYWLLSGINALMWGGMALLYTAKVAQIGKLYKTEVLPLEEPPLISVIIAARNEHKALERCIRSLAGQTYSNLEIIAVDDRSTDNTRAIIEEMAAKYPNVSGVYIEELAEHWMGKSHALYEGVKRANGEWLLFTDGDILFQPECVSKAEAYCRKGRLDHLTLIPDFHGSHLFSKWYGAFIFLSASSFGMLWKVKNPKAPQSLGIGAFNLVKRSAYERIGTHAAFSYNSTDDATLGKRINQVI
- a CDS encoding GNAT family N-acetyltransferase, giving the protein MIINQREFCVNGLSYTVRSAIVTDAQALSEIRVQIDGETENLDREPGEAFIDTPGFEQIIKTDTENTRNLFLIAAVNDKIVGFSRCEGNPLKRFSHKVEFGICVLKDYWGYGIGKNLLTESISWADSNGIKKIMLNGVLETNDKAIELYKKLGFEIEGILKKDKVLSDGKYYNTIVMGRFNE